A segment of the Verrucomicrobiota bacterium genome:
GGTCAGCGCTTGGACCGCTTCACTTTCATCGAGAGAATACTGGGGCCGTGCGTGACCAGGCCGCTGCCGCCGACAATGACTCGGCGCACGGGCAGGCCCGTTTCGGGATCGACCTTGAGCGGCGGATCGCTCATTTTCTGCTGCACTTCAAATCG
Coding sequences within it:
- a CDS encoding zinc ribbon domain-containing protein — its product is MATYIYETIPRKPNERPKRFEVQQKMSDPPLKVDPETGLPVRRVIVGGSGLVTHGPSILSMKVKRSKR